One window from the genome of Pedococcus badiiscoriae encodes:
- a CDS encoding STAS domain-containing protein, with product MSISAIGALPVQVRAIHTGQEVAIIGRIDVHSVPDVRLLLHEIIDTGCGDVHMRLAGAEIGDATGLGVLVEAYNRARRAGRRLAVVDMTERTGRLLRASRLDRALVLREPGDDATVVAVTA from the coding sequence ATGTCGATCAGTGCCATCGGGGCTCTTCCCGTGCAGGTCCGTGCCATCCACACCGGGCAGGAAGTCGCCATCATCGGCCGCATCGACGTGCACTCGGTCCCCGATGTGCGGCTCCTGTTGCACGAGATCATCGACACCGGCTGCGGCGACGTGCACATGCGGCTCGCGGGGGCCGAGATCGGCGACGCCACCGGTCTGGGGGTCCTCGTCGAGGCCTACAACCGGGCTCGGCGCGCCGGCCGCCGGCTGGCCGTGGTGGACATGACCGAGCGCACCGGGCGGCTGTTGCGTGCGTCACGCCTGGACCGCGCGCTGGTGCTCCGCGAGCCCGGAGACGACGCCACTGTGGTGGCCGTCACCGCCTGA